The following are encoded in a window of Bradyrhizobium sp. WBOS07 genomic DNA:
- a CDS encoding S1C family serine protease, with amino-acid sequence MSALTEWRVPPANQPRASDYGFDLDRALGSIVGLHAIIPPDAFSAETLGTERAGNGVVIEDGLVLTIGYLITEAESVWLHRADGRVVEGHAVGFDSETGFGLVQALGDLDIEPLPLGNSADARLGDRVVVGGAGGRTRSVASQIVAKQEFAGYWEYLLDEAIFTYPAHPNWGGTALLNERGELIGIGSLQLERERGGKAEPVNMIVPIDLLKPILEDLRKFGRVNKPARPWLGLYSTEIDNRVVVIGISANGPAARAELKAGDVILAVDGDKVTSQTAFYKKMWALGAAGVDVPLTVHHEGVTFDVTVASTDRFKLLKAPKLH; translated from the coding sequence ATGTCCGCCCTGACCGAATGGAGAGTGCCGCCGGCCAACCAGCCGCGTGCGAGCGATTACGGTTTCGACCTCGACCGCGCACTCGGATCCATCGTCGGCCTGCACGCCATCATCCCGCCTGACGCCTTCAGCGCCGAGACGCTGGGCACCGAACGCGCCGGCAACGGCGTCGTGATCGAAGACGGGCTGGTGCTCACGATCGGCTATCTCATCACCGAGGCGGAATCGGTGTGGCTGCACCGCGCCGACGGGCGCGTGGTGGAGGGTCATGCGGTCGGCTTCGATTCCGAGACCGGCTTCGGCCTGGTGCAGGCACTCGGCGATCTTGATATCGAGCCCCTGCCGCTCGGCAACTCGGCCGACGCCCGGCTCGGCGACCGCGTCGTGGTCGGCGGTGCTGGCGGCCGCACGCGCTCGGTCGCGAGCCAGATCGTGGCCAAGCAGGAGTTCGCCGGCTATTGGGAATACCTGCTGGACGAAGCCATCTTCACCTATCCCGCGCATCCGAACTGGGGCGGCACCGCGCTGCTCAACGAGCGCGGCGAGCTGATCGGCATCGGCTCGCTTCAGCTGGAGCGCGAACGCGGCGGCAAGGCCGAGCCCGTCAACATGATCGTCCCGATCGACCTGCTGAAGCCGATCCTGGAGGACTTGCGCAAGTTCGGCCGCGTCAACAAGCCGGCGCGGCCCTGGCTCGGGCTCTACTCGACCGAGATCGACAATCGCGTGGTGGTGATCGGAATCTCCGCCAACGGTCCGGCCGCGCGCGCCGAGCTCAAGGCCGGCGACGTCATCCTTGCCGTCGACGGCGACAAGGTCACCAGCCAGACCGCGTTCTACAAGAAGATGTGGGCGCTCGGCGCCGCCGGCGTCGACGTGCCGCTCACCGTGCACCACGAAGGCGTCACCTTCGACGTCACGGTGGCCTCGACCGACCGCTTCAAGCTGCTGAAGGCGCCGAAGCTGCATTGA
- a CDS encoding PaaI family thioesterase: MAAFEPKNPGYRAAAIAMFDRQPAMHTLGIVIVRLAPGEAELAMLHSAAFTQQNGFVHAGIVTAGLDNACGVAAFTLMPREADILTVEFKTTLLAPARGERFVFKAEVVKPGRTLTFCEAKAFAEHEGRTTLIATMTGTLMAMLPRIHAAGAMTSPP, translated from the coding sequence ATGGCTGCGTTCGAGCCGAAGAACCCGGGCTATCGCGCGGCGGCCATCGCCATGTTCGATCGCCAGCCGGCGATGCACACCCTCGGCATCGTGATCGTCCGTCTCGCGCCGGGGGAGGCCGAGCTGGCGATGCTGCATTCGGCGGCCTTCACCCAGCAGAACGGCTTTGTCCATGCCGGCATCGTCACCGCCGGGCTGGACAACGCCTGCGGCGTTGCCGCCTTCACCCTGATGCCGCGCGAGGCGGACATCCTCACCGTCGAGTTCAAGACCACGCTGCTGGCGCCGGCCAGGGGCGAGCGCTTCGTCTTCAAGGCCGAGGTGGTCAAGCCCGGCCGCACGCTGACCTTTTGCGAGGCCAAAGCCTTTGCCGAGCATGAAGGCAGGACCACGCTGATCGCCACGATGACCGGGACGTTGATGGCGATGCTTCCGCGCATTCACGCAGCTGGTGCCATGACATCGCCGCCGTGA
- a CDS encoding ABC transporter permease, with amino-acid sequence MAGLTLASPSAERRVYSPWRETWRRYSRHKLAVVSAVLLLVLILAVVLGPFVWRVKMDDIDIVAGMQGPSLAHPFGTDDLGQDILARMIYGGRISLAVGLAAMLVSVLVGVLIGALAGMSRGALGHGLMWLTDLFLSLPQLPLLLLLIYLFRDGLKQAFGPEGGIFILIVLVIGGLRWMPVARLVRAQFLSIREKEFVEAARALGASPVRQVVRHILPNALGPVIIAGTIDVAAAIIAESTLSFLGLGFPPDTPTWGRLLYDAKDFLDIGPHWALFPGGAIFIAVVAINFIGDGLRDALDARRVI; translated from the coding sequence ATGGCTGGCTTGACCCTCGCATCTCCTTCCGCTGAGCGGCGCGTCTACTCGCCCTGGCGCGAGACGTGGCGGCGCTATAGCCGGCACAAGCTTGCGGTGGTGAGCGCGGTCCTGCTCCTCGTTCTGATCCTGGCGGTGGTGCTCGGCCCCTTCGTCTGGCGCGTCAAGATGGACGACATCGATATCGTTGCGGGCATGCAGGGGCCCTCGCTGGCCCATCCCTTCGGTACCGACGATCTGGGGCAGGACATCCTCGCCCGCATGATCTATGGCGGGCGCATCTCGCTGGCGGTCGGTCTTGCCGCCATGCTAGTCTCGGTCCTGGTCGGCGTGCTGATCGGCGCGCTCGCCGGCATGTCGCGTGGTGCGCTCGGCCATGGCCTGATGTGGCTGACCGACCTGTTCCTGTCGCTGCCGCAGCTGCCGTTGCTGCTGCTGCTGATCTATCTGTTCCGCGACGGGCTGAAGCAGGCGTTCGGACCCGAGGGCGGAATCTTCATCCTGATCGTGCTCGTGATCGGCGGCCTGCGCTGGATGCCGGTCGCGCGGCTCGTGCGCGCGCAGTTCCTGTCGATCCGCGAGAAGGAATTCGTCGAAGCTGCACGCGCGCTCGGCGCCAGCCCGGTGCGGCAGGTGGTGCGCCACATCCTGCCCAATGCGCTCGGCCCCGTGATCATCGCCGGCACCATCGACGTCGCCGCCGCCATCATCGCGGAATCGACCCTCTCCTTCCTCGGCCTCGGCTTCCCGCCTGATACCCCGACCTGGGGCCGGCTGCTGTACGACGCCAAGGACTTTCTCGACATCGGCCCGCATTGGGCGCTGTTTCCGGGCGGCGCCATCTTCATCGCGGTGGTCGCCATCAACTTCATCGGCGACGGCCTGCGTGACGCGCTCGATGCGCGACGGGTGATCTGA
- a CDS encoding AbrB family transcriptional regulator, which yields MKHITTSLPFEWPSRAKLLSTAETLVIGTAGGLVFLLAGLPGGLISGSMIAVGIAAIAGRQLALPPLLTQAVLVLLGISLGSVVSRHLLQQVGAYPLTIGLLALATFCSTFGSSYYLQRIHGWDRTSAFLAGSPGALSQITILAVERGADLPGIAVVQTMRVIILTAALPMVLAIAGVVPSAVPSLTTTTIASPLDLVELVVASLAMALVLRLIRFPASWMFGAMIASSVLHGAGWVEGGLPDWVRGVALVGIGALIGSRFARMRIKTLAGHINAALGSFAVAIAVSAIFVGIVALTTQVKFSDIVVAFAPGAMDAMLALALTLHIDPIFVGAHHLSRFVFVTIATPGIVHLFGRTQDDVDD from the coding sequence GTGAAGCACATCACCACCTCCCTGCCGTTCGAATGGCCGAGCCGTGCCAAGCTCTTGAGCACGGCGGAGACGCTCGTCATCGGCACCGCCGGAGGCCTGGTGTTTCTCCTCGCCGGCCTTCCCGGCGGGCTGATCTCGGGCTCGATGATCGCGGTCGGCATCGCCGCCATCGCCGGCCGCCAATTGGCGCTGCCGCCGCTGCTGACCCAGGCCGTGCTGGTGCTGCTCGGCATCTCGCTGGGCTCGGTGGTCTCGCGCCATCTGCTGCAACAGGTCGGCGCCTATCCTCTCACCATCGGGCTGCTCGCACTCGCGACCTTCTGCTCGACCTTCGGCTCCAGCTATTACCTCCAGCGCATCCATGGCTGGGACCGCACCTCGGCCTTCCTGGCCGGCAGCCCCGGCGCGCTGTCGCAGATCACGATTCTCGCGGTCGAGCGCGGCGCCGACCTGCCGGGCATTGCGGTGGTGCAGACCATGCGCGTCATCATCCTCACCGCGGCGCTGCCGATGGTGCTCGCGATCGCGGGCGTGGTCCCCTCCGCCGTGCCGTCGCTGACGACGACGACGATTGCCTCGCCGCTCGACCTCGTGGAGCTGGTCGTGGCCTCGCTGGCCATGGCGCTGGTGCTGCGGCTGATCAGATTTCCCGCGAGCTGGATGTTCGGCGCCATGATCGCCTCCAGCGTCCTGCATGGCGCCGGCTGGGTCGAGGGCGGCCTGCCGGACTGGGTGCGCGGCGTCGCGCTGGTCGGCATCGGCGCGCTGATCGGCAGCCGCTTCGCGCGGATGCGGATCAAGACGCTCGCCGGTCACATCAATGCGGCTCTGGGTTCGTTCGCGGTCGCCATCGCCGTCTCCGCCATCTTCGTCGGCATCGTCGCGCTCACCACGCAGGTCAAGTTCTCCGACATCGTGGTCGCCTTCGCGCCGGGCGCGATGGACGCCATGCTGGCGCTGGCGCTGACATTGCACATCGACCCGATCTTCGTCGGCGCCCATCATTTGTCGCGTTTCGTGT
- a CDS encoding M20 family metallopeptidase, whose translation MDNRSDIWRGVDTIKARFIDLSDRVWGMPEVCYTEARSAAEHLAELRHQGFRVTEKVAGIPTAVMGEWGEGGPVIAFMGEYDALPGLSQQAGVAEHRPVEAGGHGHGCGHNLLGSAALLAATAVKDWLAENKVPGRVRYYGCPAEEGGAAKAFMVRSGAFEDADIAITWHPHSFWEVAVTPSLANTRADFIFTGRTSHAAASPHLGRSALDAVELMNVGVNYMREHMPSDARVHYALLDTGGIAPNVVQAHARVRYSIRARDLPGMNELVERVSKIAQGAALMTETKVEMKIISAVSNILPNAPLEQALHRVMEELGPPHFDDADKSFAGQIRATLSDKDIASVYYAIGMEPTDRPLADFLVPLDAKRNPLVGSTDVGDVSWVVPTVQVHAPTVAIGTPFHTWQVVAQGKSPHAHKAMVQAAKAMAGLGIKALTDPELIKAAKADLKTRTARTPYVCPLPDHVEPPLDMSVA comes from the coding sequence ATGGACAACCGCAGCGACATCTGGCGTGGCGTCGACACGATCAAGGCGCGTTTCATCGACCTCAGCGACAGGGTCTGGGGCATGCCCGAGGTGTGCTATACCGAGGCGCGGTCCGCCGCCGAGCATCTCGCCGAGCTGCGTCATCAGGGTTTCCGCGTCACCGAGAAGGTCGCCGGCATTCCGACCGCGGTGATGGGCGAGTGGGGCGAGGGCGGTCCGGTCATCGCCTTCATGGGAGAATATGACGCGCTGCCCGGCCTCAGCCAGCAAGCGGGTGTCGCCGAACATCGTCCGGTCGAGGCCGGCGGCCACGGCCATGGCTGTGGTCACAATCTGCTCGGCTCCGCCGCGCTGCTCGCCGCGACCGCGGTGAAGGACTGGCTTGCCGAGAACAAGGTGCCCGGCCGCGTGCGCTATTATGGCTGCCCGGCCGAAGAAGGTGGCGCGGCCAAGGCGTTCATGGTGCGCTCCGGCGCGTTCGAGGACGCCGACATCGCCATCACCTGGCATCCGCACAGCTTCTGGGAGGTCGCGGTGACGCCCTCGCTCGCCAACACGCGCGCGGATTTCATCTTCACCGGCCGAACCTCGCATGCCGCCGCTTCGCCGCATCTCGGCCGTTCCGCGCTCGACGCGGTCGAATTGATGAATGTCGGCGTGAACTACATGCGCGAGCACATGCCGAGCGACGCGCGCGTGCATTACGCGCTGCTCGACACCGGCGGCATCGCGCCGAACGTGGTCCAGGCCCATGCGCGGGTGCGCTATTCGATCCGCGCGCGTGATCTGCCCGGCATGAACGAGCTGGTCGAGCGCGTCTCCAAGATCGCGCAAGGCGCGGCGCTGATGACGGAAACCAAGGTGGAGATGAAGATCATCTCCGCAGTCTCCAACATCCTGCCGAACGCGCCGCTGGAGCAGGCGCTGCACCGGGTCATGGAAGAGCTCGGACCGCCGCATTTCGACGATGCCGACAAGAGCTTTGCCGGCCAGATCCGCGCGACGCTGAGCGACAAGGATATTGCGTCGGTCTATTACGCGATCGGCATGGAGCCGACCGATCGGCCGCTGGCCGACTTCCTGGTGCCGCTCGATGCCAAGCGTAACCCTCTGGTCGGATCGACCGACGTCGGCGACGTCAGCTGGGTGGTGCCGACCGTGCAGGTCCACGCCCCGACGGTCGCGATCGGCACGCCTTTCCACACTTGGCAGGTGGTGGCGCAGGGCAAGAGCCCGCATGCCCACAAGGCCATGGTGCAGGCGGCCAAGGCGATGGCCGGTCTCGGCATCAAGGCGCTGACGGATCCGGAGCTGATCAAGGCGGCCAAGGCCGACCTGAAGACGCGCACCGCGAGAACACCTTATGTCTGTCCGCTGCCGGATCACGTCGAGCCGCCGCTCGACATGTCCGTCGCGTAG
- a CDS encoding TetR/AcrR family transcriptional regulator, whose amino-acid sequence MSDGKGDVWVEAGFAELARSGVEGVRVEVLAKNLGVTKGGFYRRFADRGALLDAMLQRWREGRAASVAQQTRLDGQTPRERLKAVIQLYSERLNPEAMAIELAIRQWARSDENAAAAVAGVDAARLKHVAELYRATGLAAEEAEAQAFLFYCFIFGQSLLFVERGPRKRSQLVAKSAEKLLD is encoded by the coding sequence ATGAGCGACGGCAAGGGCGATGTCTGGGTCGAGGCGGGTTTTGCCGAACTCGCTCGCTCGGGGGTCGAGGGTGTCAGGGTCGAGGTGCTCGCCAAGAATCTCGGCGTCACCAAGGGCGGCTTCTACCGCCGCTTCGCCGACCGCGGCGCGCTGCTCGATGCGATGCTGCAACGCTGGCGCGAGGGACGCGCTGCATCGGTCGCGCAGCAGACGCGCCTCGACGGTCAGACGCCCCGCGAACGGCTGAAGGCGGTGATCCAGCTCTATTCGGAGCGGCTCAATCCGGAAGCCATGGCGATCGAGCTCGCGATCCGGCAATGGGCCCGCTCGGACGAGAACGCCGCGGCGGCGGTGGCGGGCGTCGACGCCGCGCGGCTCAAGCACGTCGCCGAGCTCTATCGCGCCACCGGGCTTGCGGCCGAGGAGGCCGAGGCGCAGGCCTTCCTGTTCTACTGCTTCATCTTCGGCCAGAGCCTCTTGTTCGTCGAGCGCGGCCCGCGCAAGCGGTCGCAGCTGGTGGCGAAATCGGCCGAGAAGCTGCTGGATTAG
- a CDS encoding PsiF family protein, translated as MTLASRLAAIALASLLATATCFAQTAAPAAKTDVKTDVKTEAAKAAKERTAESIECSKQADAKELKGKERKKFRRECKKEARAGTAAPAATAAPATPAAPAADKK; from the coding sequence ATGACCCTCGCCTCTCGCCTCGCCGCAATCGCCCTCGCCTCCCTGCTCGCAACCGCGACCTGCTTCGCGCAGACCGCTGCGCCGGCGGCCAAGACCGATGTGAAGACCGATGTGAAGACCGAGGCCGCGAAGGCAGCGAAAGAGCGCACGGCCGAGTCGATCGAATGCTCCAAGCAGGCCGACGCCAAGGAGCTGAAGGGCAAGGAGCGCAAGAAATTCCGTCGCGAGTGCAAGAAGGAAGCGAGGGCCGGCACCGCCGCGCCTGCCGCGACCGCTGCCCCTGCCACCCCTGCCGCGCCCGCCGCCGACAAGAAATAA
- a CDS encoding ABC transporter permease, whose amino-acid sequence MSQYVLRRLLIAIPSLLGISVVLFVVLALAPGDPFSELATNPNVPPEVQAALRAKFGLDDPIYLRYLHWLNAMLHGDWGFSFVSRMDVDQLILQRLPATLYVIGSAQILALLIAIPVGVYAATKPYSLFDQVANTLAFVGFSLPTFFTGILFILIFSITLDWLPFVYTTDIKATGIRWVLEMIRQAIMPVAVLGLFQAASMTRFVRSAMLDVIRLDYVTTARAKGLGQAKVIVKHVMRNAMIPVVTLIALQMPAVFGGAIVTEQIFRIPGIGSLLISSILSNDTPVVMAVTFVFACLVVLFNLIADVLYGWLDPRISFR is encoded by the coding sequence ATGAGCCAATACGTCCTGCGTCGCCTGCTGATCGCGATTCCGAGCCTGCTCGGAATCTCGGTCGTCCTGTTCGTCGTGCTCGCGCTCGCGCCCGGCGATCCGTTTTCCGAGTTGGCGACCAACCCGAACGTGCCGCCCGAAGTGCAGGCGGCGCTTCGGGCCAAGTTCGGCCTCGATGACCCGATCTACCTGCGCTATCTGCACTGGCTCAACGCCATGCTGCATGGCGACTGGGGTTTCTCCTTCGTCAGCCGGATGGACGTCGACCAGTTGATCCTCCAGCGCCTGCCGGCCACGCTCTATGTGATCGGCTCGGCGCAGATCCTGGCGCTGCTGATCGCGATTCCCGTCGGCGTCTACGCCGCGACGAAGCCCTATTCGCTGTTCGACCAGGTCGCGAACACGCTCGCCTTCGTCGGTTTCTCGCTTCCGACCTTCTTCACCGGCATTCTGTTCATCCTGATCTTCTCGATCACGCTGGACTGGCTGCCGTTCGTCTATACCACCGACATCAAGGCGACCGGTATCCGCTGGGTGCTGGAAATGATCCGCCAGGCGATCATGCCGGTGGCGGTGCTCGGCCTGTTCCAGGCGGCGTCGATGACGCGCTTCGTGCGCTCGGCGATGCTTGACGTGATCCGTCTCGATTATGTCACCACGGCGCGTGCAAAGGGCCTCGGCCAAGCCAAGGTCATCGTCAAGCACGTCATGCGCAACGCCATGATCCCGGTCGTGACCCTGATCGCCTTGCAGATGCCGGCGGTGTTCGGCGGCGCGATCGTCACCGAGCAGATCTTCCGAATCCCCGGCATCGGCTCGTTGCTGATCTCTTCCATTCTTTCCAACGACACGCCGGTTGTGATGGCCGTCACCTTCGTCTTCGCGTGCCTTGTCGTTCTGTTCAACCTCATCGCGGACGTGCTTTATGGCTGGCTTGACCCTCGCATCTCCTTCCGCTGA
- a CDS encoding phospholipase yields MSEAVIDDIVAVLPPLLNAMEALGFFARHLHPPAFASVMNTVGVPDEVLRKARASTGAWPDQFAGLRERLDTACDATLAAFAGIREVERGNGDLVAVFRALRHLPRAQEALYPLAMQFPPVSSFFLNAANRDNTDVLSRLEAGAGEDTGIFHDHNEPGSRGGFSIYVPEYYRPDRAMPLVMALHGGSGNGRGFLWSWLRDARSLGAILVAPTATGPTWALMGDDADTPNLVRILETVRSRWAIDASRMLLTGMSDGGTFCYVSGLDGASPFTHLAPVSATFHPLMAEMADATRLQGLPIFITHGKLDWMFPVQTARQTQAALAAAGADVTYREIDDLSHTYPREINAELVQWLNAE; encoded by the coding sequence ATGAGCGAGGCCGTGATCGACGACATCGTGGCCGTGCTGCCACCGCTGCTCAATGCGATGGAGGCGCTCGGGTTTTTCGCCCGGCATCTGCACCCGCCGGCCTTTGCCTCCGTGATGAACACGGTCGGCGTCCCGGACGAGGTGCTGCGGAAGGCACGGGCTTCGACCGGAGCTTGGCCGGACCAATTCGCCGGGCTGCGTGAGCGGCTCGATACGGCCTGCGACGCGACGCTCGCCGCCTTTGCCGGCATCCGTGAGGTCGAGCGCGGCAACGGCGATCTCGTCGCGGTGTTCCGCGCGCTGCGCCACCTGCCGCGCGCGCAGGAGGCGCTCTATCCGCTGGCGATGCAGTTTCCGCCGGTGAGCAGCTTCTTCCTCAACGCCGCCAATCGCGACAATACGGACGTGCTATCTCGGCTCGAAGCCGGCGCAGGCGAAGATACTGGCATCTTCCACGACCACAACGAACCCGGCAGCCGCGGCGGCTTCTCGATCTACGTGCCCGAATATTACAGGCCCGATCGCGCCATGCCGCTGGTGATGGCGCTGCATGGCGGCAGCGGCAACGGACGCGGCTTCCTGTGGAGCTGGCTGCGCGATGCGCGCAGCCTCGGCGCCATCCTGGTGGCGCCGACCGCGACCGGCCCGACCTGGGCGCTGATGGGCGACGATGCCGATACGCCCAATCTCGTGCGTATCCTGGAGACCGTGCGCAGCCGCTGGGCCATCGATGCCTCGCGCATGCTGCTGACCGGCATGAGCGACGGCGGCACTTTTTGTTATGTGAGCGGGCTCGACGGCGCCTCGCCCTTCACCCATCTGGCGCCGGTGTCCGCGACCTTCCACCCGCTGATGGCGGAGATGGCCGACGCCACGCGCCTGCAGGGTCTGCCGATCTTCATCACGCACGGCAAGCTCGACTGGATGTTCCCCGTGCAGACCGCGCGCCAGACGCAGGCGGCGCTCGCGGCTGCCGGCGCTGACGTCACCTATCGCGAGATCGACGACCTCAGCCACACCTATCCGCGCGAGATCAACGCGGAGCTGGTGCAGTGGCTGAATGCGGAATGA
- a CDS encoding DsbA family protein: MAGSGNKGLVPTRRAALTLIGVGALAAGRITPALAAAGDDEVLTEAKVLRDPDTPVAGNPNGNVTIVEWSDYNCPYCRKLEPELRQVVQDDGKVRLVMKDWPILGPVSVTAARSALAAKFQDKYHQAHDALMAVSSRLTEPRINELLAAAGVDMDRLKRDLAGRGSDIDALLKRNNDQAEAFGFRGTPSFIVGKYRVPGVLSMAEFEQVIADARKAKMN, from the coding sequence ATGGCTGGATCTGGGAATAAGGGCCTGGTGCCGACGCGGCGCGCGGCGCTGACACTGATCGGAGTGGGCGCCCTCGCGGCAGGCCGCATCACCCCGGCACTGGCAGCCGCCGGTGACGACGAGGTGCTGACCGAAGCCAAGGTGCTGCGCGATCCCGACACGCCCGTCGCCGGCAATCCCAATGGCAACGTCACCATCGTCGAATGGTCCGATTACAATTGTCCCTATTGCCGCAAGCTCGAGCCGGAGCTGCGCCAGGTCGTCCAGGACGACGGCAAGGTGCGGCTGGTGATGAAGGACTGGCCGATCCTCGGGCCGGTCTCGGTCACGGCGGCGCGGTCCGCGCTCGCGGCGAAATTCCAGGACAAGTATCACCAGGCGCATGACGCCCTGATGGCCGTCAGCTCGCGCCTGACCGAGCCGCGCATCAACGAGTTGCTGGCGGCGGCCGGCGTCGACATGGATCGCCTGAAACGCGATCTTGCCGGCCGCGGCAGCGACATCGATGCCCTGCTCAAGCGCAACAATGATCAGGCCGAAGCCTTCGGCTTCCGCGGCACCCCGTCCTTCATCGTCGGCAAGTACCGCGTGCCGGGCGTGCTCAGCATGGCCGAGTTCGAGCAGGTCATCGCCGATGCCCGCAAGGCCAAGATGAACTGA
- a CDS encoding peptide ABC transporter substrate-binding protein translates to MLDKELRSMIGQVKDGRMDRRAFIKRMAAVGLTAPLANQILALGGVAMAQGASPYKPTKRGGGGALKLLWWQGPTLLNPHFATGTKDQDGSRLFYEPLACWDPDGNMKLVLGAEIPSIQNGLLAADGKSVTWKLKPGVKWHDGKPFTADDLVFTWQYIKDPATAAVTIATYRDLTVEKIDDLTVKITFPKPTPFWADAFVGATGQILPKHLFADFIGSKSREAPNNLAPVGTGPYKFVEFKPGDLIRGVINPDYHMANRPYFDTLEMKGGGDAVSAARAVIQTGEYDFGWNIQVEDDVLLRLEKGGKGKTVYAVGGDTEFIALNFTDPNVEIDGERSSMKTKHPLFSDPVVRKALSLLVDRESVKKAIYGRAGRTTANFLNGPEKFVSKNTSWEFNIEKAAKMLEDAGWKPGADGIREKDGKKLKIVYQTSINGPRQKTQAIVKQACQKAGIDVELKSVVASVFFSSDVANPDTYPKFYADIEMFQIPLSQPDPSQHMRRYLSSNVATKENKWQGTNFPRWVNKEYDAVIQAADSEMDPVKRAAHYIKANDLMWQDTVFIPVMHRLKVEVAANNLRPVISGWANETDNLFDWYREE, encoded by the coding sequence ATGCTGGATAAAGAACTGCGTTCGATGATCGGGCAGGTGAAGGACGGGCGAATGGATCGCCGCGCCTTCATCAAGCGCATGGCGGCGGTCGGCCTCACCGCTCCCCTGGCCAACCAGATCCTCGCGCTCGGCGGCGTCGCGATGGCCCAGGGCGCCTCGCCCTACAAGCCGACCAAGCGCGGCGGCGGCGGTGCGCTGAAGCTGTTGTGGTGGCAGGGACCGACCTTGCTCAATCCGCATTTCGCCACCGGCACCAAGGACCAGGACGGCTCGCGCCTGTTCTACGAACCGCTCGCCTGCTGGGATCCGGACGGCAACATGAAGCTGGTGCTGGGGGCGGAGATCCCGTCGATCCAGAACGGCCTGCTCGCCGCCGACGGCAAGTCGGTGACGTGGAAGCTGAAGCCCGGCGTGAAATGGCACGACGGCAAGCCGTTCACGGCCGATGACCTCGTATTCACGTGGCAGTACATCAAGGATCCGGCCACTGCGGCTGTGACCATCGCAACCTATCGCGATCTCACGGTCGAGAAGATCGATGATCTCACCGTCAAGATCACTTTCCCGAAGCCGACGCCGTTCTGGGCCGACGCCTTCGTCGGTGCGACCGGCCAGATCCTGCCGAAGCACCTGTTCGCCGATTTCATCGGCTCCAAATCGCGCGAAGCCCCGAACAACCTCGCGCCGGTCGGCACCGGTCCCTACAAATTCGTCGAGTTCAAGCCGGGCGATCTCATCCGCGGCGTGATCAATCCCGACTATCACATGGCCAACCGGCCCTATTTCGACACGCTCGAGATGAAGGGCGGCGGCGACGCCGTCTCGGCCGCGCGTGCGGTGATCCAGACCGGCGAGTACGATTTCGGCTGGAACATTCAGGTCGAGGACGACGTGCTGCTGCGCCTGGAGAAGGGCGGCAAAGGCAAGACCGTCTACGCCGTGGGTGGTGACACGGAGTTCATCGCGCTCAACTTCACCGATCCGAACGTCGAGATCGACGGCGAGCGGTCTTCGATGAAGACCAAGCATCCGTTGTTCTCGGATCCCGTCGTACGCAAGGCGCTGTCTCTGTTGGTGGACCGCGAGTCCGTCAAGAAGGCGATCTACGGCCGCGCCGGGCGCACGACCGCGAACTTCCTCAACGGCCCGGAGAAGTTCGTCTCCAAGAACACGAGCTGGGAGTTCAACATCGAGAAGGCGGCCAAGATGCTCGAGGACGCCGGCTGGAAGCCCGGCGCCGACGGCATCCGCGAGAAGGACGGCAAGAAGCTGAAAATCGTCTATCAGACCTCGATCAACGGTCCGCGCCAGAAGACCCAGGCCATCGTCAAGCAGGCCTGTCAGAAGGCCGGCATTGACGTCGAGTTGAAGTCGGTGGTGGCTTCGGTGTTCTTCTCGTCGGACGTCGCCAATCCCGACACCTATCCGAAATTCTATGCCGACATCGAGATGTTCCAGATCCCGCTGAGCCAGCCGGATCCGTCGCAGCACATGCGTCGCTACCTTTCCAGCAACGTCGCGACCAAGGAAAACAAGTGGCAGGGCACCAACTTTCCGCGCTGGGTCAATAAAGAGTACGACGCGGTGATCCAGGCCGCCGACAGCGAGATGGATCCGGTCAAGCGGGCCGCGCACTACATCAAGGCCAACGACCTGATGTGGCAGGACACGGTGTTCATCCCCGTGATGCATCGCCTCAAGGTCGAGGTGGCTGCGAACAATCTGCGCCCGGTGATCTCCGGCTGGGCCAACGAGACCGACAACTTGTTCGACTGGTATCGCGAGGAATGA